The Rhododendron vialii isolate Sample 1 chromosome 5a, ASM3025357v1 genome contains a region encoding:
- the LOC131327483 gene encoding uncharacterized protein LOC131327483 produces the protein MASSPLRSKSNYHAHSVSWTSRPHPLIPHVDESLRLSGLQNMFDRLDDLLLLPHTQQAHRTWVEEVLEKYLRFLDICAAAKCVSTQTKQDVQNLLSILMRRRDSNDCAGYLSSRKKAKNTIQKSLKDLKSTKNSKSVKSNTTIVGVIGLLNEVEAATVGEFESLLSYIARKKVASRVSGFSLVSKLMHRKSIASNKEETNTNAFENFDDTLRSLNSHSHKTDGVIHMENVQLGKMESSIQDIEGLECMFSFLDSLSYVSQTHSILVDNGKMWEAMWNLLALSSTII, from the exons ATGGCTTCTTCTCCTTTGAGATCGAAATCCAACTACCACGCTCATTCTGTCAGCTGGACCTCCAGACCTCACCCGCTCATTCCTCATGTCGATGAGAGTTTGAGGCTAAGTGGACTTCAAAACATGTTTGATCGTTTGGACGATCTGCTTCTGTTGCCACACACTCAACAAGCCCACCGGACATGGGTCGAAGAGGTTCTGGAAAAGTATCTCAGGTTCTTGGATATTTGTGCTGCCGCTAAATGTGTGTCCacccaaacaaaacaagatGTACAAAACCTTCTTTCCATTTTAATGAGAAGAAGGGATTCAAATGACTGTGCAGGATACCTATCATCAAGAAAGAAGGCAAAGAATACGATCCAAAAGTCTCTAAAGGATTTGAAAAGTACCAAAAATTCGAAGAGTGTCAAAAGCAATACTACCATAGTAGGAGTCATTGGCTTGTTAAATGAGGTTGAAGCAGCCACAGTCGGGGAGTTTGAGTCTTTATTGTCGTATATTGCAAGGAAAAAGGTGGCATCAAGGGTGAGTGGGTTTTCCTTGGTTTCTAAACTGATGCACCGAAAGAGCATTGCATCAAACAAGGAAGAAACAAACACCAACGCGTTTGAGAATTTTGATGATACATTGCGCTCACTCAACAGTCACAGTCACAAGACTGATGGTGTAATACACATGGAGAATGTGCAGTTGGGGAAGATGGAGTCGAGCATTCAAGATATAGAAGGACTAGAATGCATGTTCAG TTTTCTGGACAGCCTGAGTTATGTTAGTCAGACTCACTCCATCTTGGTAGATAACGGAAAGATGTGGGAAGCCATGTGGAATCTGCTAGCCTTGTCGTCCACGATCATTTAG
- the LOC131327484 gene encoding uncharacterized protein LOC131327484, giving the protein MASSPLRTKSFYHARSVSLPSRLNPVIPHVDEHLRLSGLENMYDRLDDLLLLPHTQQSFAQQRHEKWVEVMLEKYLRLLDMCATTKDVSSQTKQDLQGLLLILRRRRVADDFSGYLNSRKKAKKVIQKSLKDLKSIKTKHTIVGLGKSQELLDSLNEVEAATIGLLESFLSYISGTKADSRLSAFSLASKLVHRKSVASEDEETKSNVFENFDAALRSLNNHKMSKSDNVVHFENLQHQLGKMESSIQDIEEGLEFLFRRLIKMRVILLNILNH; this is encoded by the coding sequence ATGGCTTCATCTCCTTTGAGAACAAAATCCTTCTACCATGCTCGTTCTGTCAGCTTGCCTTCTAGACTTAACCCGGTCATTCCTCATGTCGATGAGCATTTGAGGCTAAGTGGCCTTGAAAACATGTATGATCGTTTGGATGATTTGCTTCTATTGCCACACACTCAGCAATCTTTTGCTCAACAGCGCCATGAGAAATGGGTTGAAGTGATGCTGGAAAAGTATCTAAGGCTATTGGATATGTGTGCTACCACTAAAGATGTTTCCTCACAAACAAAGCAAGATTTACAAGGCCTTCTTTTAATCCTACGCAGAAGGAGGGTGGCGGATGACTTTTCTGGGTACTTAAATTCAAGAAAGAAGGCAAAGAAGGTGATCCAAAAATCTCTAAAAGATTTGAAGAGTATCAAAACCAAGCACACCATCGTAGGTCTTGGCAAAAGCCAGGAACTTTTGGATTCACTAAATGAGGTTGAAGCAGCCACTATTGGGTTGTTGGAGTCATTCTTGTCCTATATTTCAGGAACAAAGGCAGATTCAAGATTGAGTGCATTTTCTTTGGCTTCCAAACTCGTGCACCGAAAGAGCGTTGCATCTGAAGATGAAGAAACAAAGAGTAAcgtgtttgaaaattttgatgctGCATTACGCTCGCTCAACAATCATAAGATGAGCAAATCTGATAATGTTGTACACTTCGAGAATCTGCAACACCAGTTGGGGAAGATGGAGTCAAGCATTCAAGATATCGAAGAAGGACTTGAGTTTTTGTTCAGACGGTTAATCAAAATGAGAGTTATCCTCCTCAACATTCTCAACCATTAG
- the LOC131327485 gene encoding uncharacterized protein LOC131327485 — translation MASSPLRSKSFYHARSVSLPSTLLPVNEHLRLSGLENMYDRLDDLLLLPHTQQSFAQQHHEKWVEVVIEKYLRLLDACATAKDVFSQTKQDLQGLLSILRRRREADDFSGYLISRKKAKKVIQRSLKDLKNIKTNHAVVAPGKSQELLDLLNEVEAATIGVFESLLSYVSGTKAESRFSLVSKLMQRKSVASNDEETKSNLFEKFDAALHSLNNLKMSKFDNTMHVENVQHQFSKMESSIQDIEEGLDYPNRNHVTASWLLERMRFLVSFQPGIYVEPDEEERKHNPPQET, via the exons ATGGCTTCATCTCCTTTGAGATCAAAATCCTTCTACCATGCTCGTTCTGTTAGCTTGCCTTCTACACTTCTCCCTGTCAATGAGCATTTGAGACTAAGCGGTCTTGAAAACATGTATGATCGTTTGGACGATTTGCTTCTATTGCCACACACTCAACAATCTTTTGCTCAACAACACCATGAGAAATGGGTTGAAGTTGTGATTGAAAAGTATCTAAGGCTATTGGACGCATGTGCTACAGCTAAAGATGTATTCTCACAAACAAAGCAAGATTTGCAAGGCCTTCTTTCAATCTTACGCAGAAGAAGGGAGGCGGATGACTTTTCCGGTTACTTAATTTCTAGAAAGAAGGCAAAGAAGGTGATCCAAAGGTCCCTAAAGGATTTGAAGAATATCAAAACCAATCATGCCGTTGTAGCTCCTGGAAAAAGCCAAGAACTTTTGGATTTGCTAAATGAGGTTGAAGCAGCCACTATTGGGGTGTTCGAGTCATTGTTGTCCTATGTTTCAGGGACAAAGGCAGAGTCAAGATTTTCTTTGGTTTCCAAACTCATGCAGAGAAAGAGCGTTGCATCCAATGATGAAGAAACAAAGAGTAACTTGTTTGAGAAATTTGATGCTGCATTGCACTCGCTCAACAATCTTAAGATGAGCAAATTTGATAACACAATGCATGTTGAGAATGTGCAACACCAGTTTAGTAAAATGGAGTCAAGCATTCAAGATATCGAAGAAGGACTTGACT ATCCAAATCGAAACCATGTTACAGCCAGCTGGTTGTTGGAGAGGATGAGATTCCTTGTCTCCTTTCAGCCTGGTATATATGTGGAGCCTGATGAAGAGGAAAGGAAACACAACCCACCACAAGAAACTTGA
- the LOC131327486 gene encoding uncharacterized protein LOC131327486 has product MASSPLRSKSFYHARSVSLPSTLHPVIPHFDEHLGLSGLENMYDRLDDLLLLPHTQQSFAQQRHEKWVEVVLEKYLGLLDVCATIKDVSSQTKQDLQGLLSILRRRREANDFSEFLNSKKKAKKVIQKSLKDLKSIKTKHTVVVVGKSREILDSLNEVEAATIGVFETLLSYISRTKAESRFSSVSKLMPRKSVASKDEETKSNVFDKFDAALHSLNNLKMSKFDNTMHVEKVQHQLGMMESSIQDIEEGLDCLFRRLIKTRVILLNILNH; this is encoded by the coding sequence ATGGCTTCATCTCCTTTGAGATCAAAATCCTTCTACCATGCTCGTTCTGTCAGCCTGCCTTCTACACTTCACCCTGTCATTCCTCACTTCGATGAGCATTTGGGGCTAAGTGGCCTTGAAAACATGTATGATCGTTTGGACGATTTGCTTCTATTGCCACACACTCAACAATCTTTTGCTCAACAACGTCATGAGAAATGGGTTGAAGTTGTGCTGGAAAAGTATCTAGGGCTGTTGGATGTGTGTGCTACCATTAAAGATGTATCCTCACAAACAAAGCAAGATTTACAAGGCCTTCTTTCAATCCTACGCAGAAGAAGGGAGGCGAATGACTTTTCAGAGTtcttaaattcaaaaaagaaggcaaagaaGGTGATCCAAAAGTCCTTAAAGGATTTGAAGAGTATCAAAACCAAGCACACCGTCGTAGTTGTTGGCAAAAGCCGGGAAATTTTGGACTCGCTGAATGAGGTTGAAGCAGCCACTATTGGGGTGTTCGAGACATTGTTGTCCTATATTTCACGGACAAAGGCAGAGTCAAGATTTTCTTCGGTTTCCAAACTCATGCCCCGAAAGAGTGTTGCATCCAAAGATGAAGAAACAAAGAGTAACGTGTTCGACAAATTTGATGCTGCATTGCACTCGCTCAACAATCTTAAGATGAGCAAATTTGATAATACAATGCATGTTGAGAAAGTGCAACACCAGTTGGGGATGATGGAGTCAAGCATTCAAGATATCGAAGAAGGACTTGACTGTTTATTCAGACGGTTAATCAAAACGAGAGTTATCCTCCTCAACATTCTCAACCACTAG
- the LOC131327487 gene encoding uncharacterized protein LOC131327487: MDSSPLRSKSNCHTRSASLPSRLHPLIPHVGENSRLNGLRILFERLDNMLLLPSTQQAFAQQRHQLLVEEVLEKYIRLLDICAAAKDVSTQTKQDVQNLLSILRRRRDTNDFAGYLTSRKKAKKAIQKSLKDLKSIKSKSTTTAFEKTHEIFEISSLLNEVEAAMIGVFESSLSYIAGAKVESRVSGFSLVSQLMNRKSIAPEEEETKTDAFEKFDAALHSLNSPKTSKTDLDEVKNQLWKMWSSIEDLEEGLESLFRRLIKTRVSLLNILNH, from the coding sequence atggATTCTTCTCCTTTGAGATCCAAATCCAACTGCCACACTCGTTCTGCCAGCTTGCCCTCTAGACTTCACCCACTCATTCCTCATGTTGGTGAGAATTCGAGGCTTAACGGACTGCGAATATTGTTTGAGCGTTTGGACAATATGCTTCTATTACCAAGCACTCAACAAGCCTTTGCCCAACAGCGACACCAGTTATTGGTTGAAGAGGTTCTGGAAAAGTATATCAGGCTCTTGGATATTTGTGCCGCAGCAAAAGATGTGTCCACCCAAACAAAGCAAGATGTACAAAACCTTCTTTCCATCTTGAGGAGAAGAAGGGATACAAATGACTTCGCAGGGTACTTAACATCCAGAAAAAAGGCAAAGAAGGCGATCCAAAAGTCTCTAAAAGATTTGAAGAGTATCAAAAGCAAGAGTACCACAACAGCTTTTGAAAAAACCCATGAGATATTTGAGATTTCTAGCTTGTTAAATGAGGTTGAAGCAGCCATGATTGGGGTGTTCGAGTCTTCATTGTCCTATATTGCAGGGGCAAAGGTGGAATCAAGGGTGAGTGGATTTTCCTTGGTTTCCCAACTTATGAACCGGAAGAGCATTGCACCCGAAgaggaagaaacaaaaacagatgcttttgagaaatttgatgCGGCATTGCACTCCCTCAACAGTCCCAAGACAAGCAAGACTGATCTGGATGAAGTTAAAAATCAGTTGTGGAAGATGTGGTCTAGCATTGAAGATCTGGAAGAAGGACTAGAATCCTTGTTTAGGCGGTTGATCAAAACTAGAGTTTCCCTCCTCAACATTCTCAACCACTAG